One genomic window of Corallococcus caeni includes the following:
- the rpmG gene encoding 50S ribosomal protein L33 codes for MPKGNRSIISLECTTCKERNYTTTKNKRKSQDKLELSKFCPRCRKHTDHKEGKV; via the coding sequence ATGCCTAAGGGTAACCGTTCCATCATCTCGCTCGAGTGCACCACGTGCAAAGAGCGGAACTACACGACCACGAAGAACAAGCGGAAGAGCCAGGACAAGCTCGAGCTGAGCAAGTTCTGCCCTCGGTGCCGCAAGCACACGGACCACAAGGAAGGCAAGGTCTAG
- the rplL gene encoding 50S ribosomal protein L7/L12 produces MADLNSIVDQLSSLTVMEAAELVKQLEAKWGVSAAAVAVAAAGPAAAAAPVEEKTEFNVVLANAGANKINVIKEIRAITGLGLKEAKDLVEGAPKTVKEGVNKDDAKKIKDQLVAAGATVEIK; encoded by the coding sequence ATGGCTGACCTGAATTCGATTGTCGACCAGCTCTCCTCGCTCACCGTCATGGAAGCGGCCGAGCTCGTGAAGCAGCTTGAGGCGAAGTGGGGCGTTTCCGCCGCCGCCGTGGCCGTTGCCGCCGCGGGCCCTGCCGCCGCCGCCGCTCCTGTCGAGGAGAAGACGGAGTTCAACGTGGTGCTGGCGAACGCCGGCGCCAACAAGATCAACGTCATCAAGGAGATCCGCGCCATCACCGGCCTGGGCCTGAAGGAGGCCAAGGACCTGGTCGAGGGCGCGCCCAAGACGGTCAAGGAAGGCGTCAACAAGGACGACGCCAAGAAGATCAAGGACCAGCTCGTCGCGGCTGGCGCCACCGTCGAGATCAAGTAG
- the rplK gene encoding 50S ribosomal protein L11, with translation MKKVTGQVKLQIPAGKANPAPPIGPALGQQGVNIMEFCKQFNAKTQAEAKEGLIIPVIITVYQDRSFTFILKTPPAAILIKKAAGLHTEKKKGSGAKKPGKEKVGTITRKQLEEIANKKIQDTTAASIEACMNTIAGTARSMGIDVVG, from the coding sequence ATGAAGAAGGTCACAGGTCAGGTCAAGTTGCAGATCCCCGCCGGCAAGGCGAACCCCGCCCCGCCGATTGGTCCCGCGCTCGGTCAGCAGGGCGTGAACATCATGGAGTTCTGCAAGCAGTTCAACGCCAAGACGCAGGCGGAGGCCAAGGAGGGTCTGATCATCCCGGTGATCATCACCGTGTATCAGGACCGCTCCTTCACCTTCATCCTGAAGACCCCTCCCGCCGCGATCCTCATCAAGAAGGCCGCGGGTCTCCACACGGAGAAGAAGAAGGGTTCGGGCGCGAAGAAGCCGGGCAAGGAGAAGGTGGGGACGATCACCCGCAAGCAGCTCGAGGAGATCGCCAACAAGAAGATCCAGGACACCACCGCCGCGTCCATCGAAGCCTGCATGAACACCATTGCTGGCACCGCGCGCTCCATGGGCATCGACGTCGTCGGCTAG
- the nusG gene encoding transcription termination/antitermination protein NusG: protein MAKKWFTVQTYSNYENQAKKNLEEQVRLKGLQDQDLIGEILIPMEQVVEMVNGEKKTTRRKLFPGYIFVQMELNDITVHLVKNTSKVTGFPGVGQNEQPRPMSDREVERLTAQVTEGAHKAKPKVQFETSDTVRVIDGPFANFNGTVEEVNPEKGRVRVLVSIFGRATPVELDFMQVEKTTG from the coding sequence ATGGCGAAGAAATGGTTCACGGTCCAGACCTACTCGAACTACGAGAACCAGGCGAAGAAGAACCTGGAAGAGCAGGTGCGCCTCAAGGGCCTGCAGGACCAGGATCTGATCGGTGAGATCCTCATCCCCATGGAGCAGGTCGTGGAGATGGTGAACGGCGAGAAGAAGACCACCCGCCGCAAGCTCTTCCCGGGCTACATCTTCGTCCAGATGGAGCTCAACGACATCACCGTCCACCTGGTGAAGAACACCTCCAAGGTGACAGGGTTTCCGGGCGTCGGCCAGAACGAGCAGCCCCGGCCCATGTCGGACCGCGAGGTCGAGCGCCTCACCGCGCAGGTCACCGAGGGCGCCCACAAAGCCAAGCCCAAGGTCCAGTTCGAGACCAGCGACACGGTGCGCGTCATCGACGGCCCGTTCGCGAACTTCAACGGCACCGTGGAAGAGGTCAACCCGGAGAAGGGCCGCGTGCGCGTGCTCGTCAGCATCTTCGGCCGTGCGACCCCCGTGGAGCTCGACTTCATGCAGGTGGAGAAGACCACCGGCTAG
- the rplA gene encoding 50S ribosomal protein L1 has product MATNGKKFRASNELVDRNKRYPVAEGFALLKKTVETRATKYDQTVDVAINLGVDPKHADQMVRGAVVLPHGTGATVRVAVFAKGERATEAANAGADIVGAEDLQKRIEEGFLDFDTVIATPDMMGIVGRLGKVLGPRGLMPNPKVGTVTMDVAKAIRDSKGGKVDFRAEKAGIVHAKMGKASFAADKLEANFNALVDLVMKLKPATAKGVYLKGIAISTTMGPGIKLDTTEILARHR; this is encoded by the coding sequence ATGGCTACCAATGGAAAGAAGTTCCGCGCGTCCAACGAGCTGGTGGACCGCAACAAGCGCTACCCTGTCGCCGAGGGCTTCGCGCTGCTGAAGAAGACGGTGGAGACCCGCGCGACGAAGTACGACCAGACGGTCGACGTCGCCATCAACCTGGGCGTGGACCCCAAGCACGCGGACCAGATGGTCCGTGGCGCCGTGGTGCTCCCGCACGGCACCGGCGCCACCGTGCGCGTGGCCGTGTTCGCCAAGGGTGAGCGCGCCACCGAGGCCGCCAACGCCGGCGCGGACATCGTGGGCGCGGAGGACCTCCAGAAGCGCATCGAGGAGGGCTTCCTCGACTTCGACACCGTCATCGCGACGCCGGACATGATGGGTATCGTCGGCCGCCTCGGTAAGGTACTCGGTCCCCGTGGCCTCATGCCGAACCCGAAGGTCGGCACGGTGACCATGGACGTCGCCAAGGCCATCCGCGACTCCAAGGGCGGTAAGGTGGACTTCCGCGCGGAGAAGGCGGGCATCGTCCACGCGAAGATGGGCAAGGCCTCCTTCGCCGCGGACAAGCTCGAGGCGAACTTCAACGCGCTGGTGGACCTGGTGATGAAGCTCAAGCCGGCCACCGCCAAGGGCGTGTACCTGAAGGGCATCGCCATCTCGACGACCATGGGGCCGGGCATCAAGCTCGACACCACGGAAATCCTGGCGCGTCACCGCTAG
- the rpoB gene encoding DNA-directed RNA polymerase subunit beta, with protein MPTQIQNNFRVRKTFAKIAKIIDIPNLINIQKQSYEKFLQADIAPEKREDLGLQGVFKSVFPIRDFNETSSLEFVSYHLEKPKYDVDECHQRGMTYSAPIKVVVRLVVWDKDEETGAQSIRDVKEQEVYFGEIPLMTQNGTFIINGTERVVVSQLHRSPGAFFDHDKGKSHSSGKLLYNARIIPYRGSWIDFEFDHKDLLYVRIDRRRKLPATVLIRALGAVGDTAKKNPLDFKGSTEEILNYYYATETIYLQSAADFEKSVELELLPGQRATRDIKTKSGELIVKKNRKFTRAAIKKLEAAKMTKLPIDADELFTKVSAYDVVDENTGEVILECNEEVSQEKVDELLKRDIKEFKVLFIDNLNVGPYLRETLMLDKIESPEQAIMEIYRRLRPGDPPTPETATNLFSNLFFNPERYDLSKVGRLKLNFKFSLEEPLDGQILTKRDILEVIRYLIDLKNGKGTIDDIDHLGNRRVRAVGELLENQYRIGLVRMERAIKERMSLQEIETLMPHDLINAKPVTAVIKEFFGSSQLSQFMDQTNPLSEVTHKRRLSALGPGGLTRERAGFEVRDVHPTHYGRICPIETPEGPNIGLIASLSTYARVNEFGFVETPYRKVDAGSVTGDVAFYSALEEEKHTIAQANAETDKKGKFVNALVQSRRSGEFVQVKAEDVDLMDVSPNQLVSVAASLIPFLENDDANRALMGSNMQRQAVPLLRTAAPLVGTGIEAIVARDSGVTCVARRDGIVESVDASRIVVKADSNAALSDVSSEVDIYNLLKYQRSNQNTCLNQKPIIRKGDRVKKGDVIADGPATETGELALGQNIVVAFMPWQGYNFEDSILLSERILKEDVFTSIHIEEFECIARDTKLGKEEITRDIPNVGEEALKDLDESGIIRIGAEVKPGDVLVGKITPKGETQLSPEEKLLRAIFGEKAGDVRDSSLRVPPGVVGTVINAKVFSRKGVEKDERAKQIESMEEAKLLKDQNDEIKVLQDSAYSRLRGLVRGKEVQGKLVDDKGKILLKKGDILNDELLATVPYKYWGEISVGDPLDARLRDILRSLEDTKEAVKLAFGEKIARIKKGDELPPGVIKMVKVYVAIKRKLAVGDKMAGRHGNKGVVSRVLPEEDMPYLEDGRPVDIVLNPLGVPSRMNIGQILEVHLGWAAKGVGEQLQRYIDENFSGEQLKKQLKTIYDDKAFGDFVDGLSDQEVQDLCRRLKKGIHVATPVFDGARETELHALFDEGRLPRSGQMVLFDGRTGEPFDQNVTVGVMYMLKLHHLVDEKIHARSIGPYSLVTQQPLGGKAQFGGQRLGEMEVWAMEAYGAAYTLQEFLTVKSDDVVGRTRMYEAIVKGDNVLESGLPESFNVLLKELQSLALDVELLESAPPERQRSFGGDFLGGGDGEDRKSGTEA; from the coding sequence ATGCCGACGCAGATCCAGAACAATTTCCGCGTGCGGAAGACCTTCGCGAAAATCGCGAAGATCATCGACATTCCCAATCTCATCAACATCCAGAAGCAATCCTACGAGAAGTTCCTCCAGGCCGACATCGCCCCGGAGAAGCGTGAGGACCTTGGCCTTCAGGGTGTCTTCAAGTCCGTCTTCCCGATCCGGGACTTCAACGAGACCTCCTCGCTGGAGTTTGTGAGCTATCACCTGGAGAAGCCGAAGTACGACGTCGATGAGTGCCACCAGCGTGGAATGACCTACTCGGCGCCTATCAAGGTCGTCGTGCGCCTGGTCGTCTGGGACAAGGACGAGGAGACCGGCGCCCAGTCCATCCGCGACGTGAAGGAGCAGGAGGTCTACTTCGGCGAAATCCCGCTGATGACCCAGAACGGTACGTTCATCATCAACGGCACCGAGCGCGTCGTGGTGAGCCAGCTGCACCGCAGCCCGGGTGCGTTCTTCGACCACGACAAGGGCAAGAGCCACTCGTCGGGCAAGCTGCTCTACAACGCCCGCATCATCCCGTACCGCGGCTCGTGGATCGACTTCGAGTTCGACCACAAGGACCTGCTGTACGTGCGCATCGACCGGCGCCGCAAGCTGCCGGCCACCGTGCTCATCCGCGCCCTGGGCGCCGTCGGTGACACGGCGAAGAAGAACCCGCTCGACTTCAAGGGTTCCACCGAGGAGATCCTCAACTACTACTACGCCACCGAGACCATCTACCTGCAGAGCGCCGCGGACTTCGAGAAGTCCGTCGAGCTGGAGCTCCTGCCGGGTCAGCGCGCCACGCGCGACATCAAGACCAAGTCCGGTGAGCTGATCGTCAAGAAGAACCGCAAGTTCACGCGCGCCGCCATCAAGAAGCTCGAAGCGGCGAAGATGACCAAGCTGCCCATCGACGCGGACGAGCTCTTCACCAAGGTGTCCGCCTACGACGTGGTGGACGAGAACACCGGTGAGGTCATCCTCGAGTGCAACGAGGAGGTCTCGCAGGAGAAGGTGGACGAGCTCCTCAAGCGCGACATCAAGGAGTTCAAGGTCCTCTTCATCGACAACCTCAACGTGGGTCCGTACCTGCGTGAGACGTTGATGCTGGACAAGATCGAGTCGCCCGAGCAGGCCATCATGGAGATCTACCGGCGCCTGCGCCCGGGTGATCCCCCGACGCCGGAGACGGCGACGAACCTGTTCAGCAACCTGTTCTTCAACCCGGAGCGCTACGACCTGTCCAAGGTCGGCCGCCTCAAGCTGAACTTCAAGTTCAGCCTCGAGGAGCCCCTGGACGGTCAGATCCTGACCAAGCGCGACATCCTGGAGGTCATCCGCTACCTGATCGACCTGAAGAACGGCAAGGGGACGATCGACGACATCGACCACCTGGGCAACCGCCGCGTCCGCGCGGTGGGCGAGCTGCTGGAGAACCAGTACCGCATCGGCCTCGTCCGCATGGAGCGCGCGATCAAGGAGCGCATGAGCCTCCAGGAGATCGAGACGCTCATGCCGCACGACCTGATCAACGCCAAGCCGGTGACGGCGGTGATCAAGGAGTTCTTCGGGTCCAGCCAGCTGTCGCAGTTCATGGACCAGACGAACCCGCTCTCGGAAGTCACGCACAAGCGCCGTCTGTCCGCGCTCGGGCCTGGCGGCCTCACGCGTGAGCGCGCGGGCTTCGAAGTCCGCGACGTGCATCCGACGCACTACGGCCGCATCTGCCCCATCGAGACGCCGGAAGGCCCGAACATCGGCCTCATCGCGTCGCTGTCGACCTACGCGCGCGTCAACGAGTTCGGCTTCGTGGAGACGCCGTACCGCAAAGTGGACGCGGGCAGCGTGACGGGGGACGTGGCCTTCTACTCGGCGCTGGAGGAGGAGAAGCACACCATCGCCCAGGCGAACGCGGAGACGGACAAGAAGGGCAAGTTCGTCAACGCGCTGGTGCAGAGCCGCCGCAGCGGCGAGTTCGTCCAGGTCAAGGCCGAGGACGTGGACCTGATGGACGTGTCCCCGAACCAGCTGGTGTCGGTGGCCGCCTCCCTCATCCCGTTCCTGGAGAACGACGACGCGAACCGCGCGCTCATGGGCTCCAACATGCAGCGCCAGGCCGTGCCGCTGCTGCGCACGGCGGCGCCGCTCGTGGGCACGGGCATCGAGGCCATCGTGGCCCGCGACTCGGGCGTCACCTGCGTGGCGCGCCGTGACGGCATCGTGGAGTCGGTGGACGCCAGCCGCATCGTGGTGAAGGCGGACTCCAACGCGGCCCTGAGCGACGTGTCCAGCGAGGTGGACATCTACAACCTGCTCAAGTACCAGCGCTCCAACCAGAACACGTGCCTCAACCAGAAGCCCATCATCCGCAAGGGTGACCGGGTGAAGAAGGGCGACGTGATCGCGGACGGTCCGGCCACCGAGACCGGTGAGCTGGCGCTGGGGCAGAACATCGTCGTCGCGTTCATGCCGTGGCAGGGCTACAACTTCGAAGACTCCATCCTGCTCAGCGAGCGCATCCTCAAGGAGGACGTCTTCACGTCCATCCACATCGAGGAGTTCGAGTGCATCGCGCGCGACACCAAGCTGGGCAAGGAGGAGATCACCCGCGACATCCCGAACGTGGGTGAGGAAGCCCTCAAGGACCTGGACGAGAGCGGCATCATCCGCATCGGCGCCGAGGTGAAGCCCGGCGACGTGCTGGTGGGCAAGATCACTCCGAAGGGCGAGACCCAGCTCTCCCCCGAAGAGAAGCTGCTGCGCGCCATCTTCGGTGAGAAGGCCGGCGACGTGCGCGACAGCTCCCTGCGCGTGCCCCCGGGCGTCGTGGGCACCGTCATCAACGCCAAGGTGTTCAGCCGCAAGGGCGTGGAGAAGGACGAGCGCGCCAAGCAGATCGAGTCCATGGAGGAGGCGAAGCTCCTCAAGGACCAGAACGACGAGATCAAGGTCCTCCAGGACTCCGCGTACAGCCGCCTCCGTGGGCTGGTCCGCGGCAAGGAGGTCCAGGGCAAGCTCGTGGACGACAAGGGGAAGATCCTCCTGAAGAAGGGGGACATCCTCAACGACGAGCTGCTGGCCACGGTGCCGTACAAGTACTGGGGCGAGATCTCCGTGGGCGACCCGCTGGACGCGCGCCTGCGCGACATCCTGCGCAGCCTGGAGGATACGAAGGAGGCCGTGAAGCTGGCCTTCGGTGAGAAGATCGCCCGCATCAAGAAGGGCGACGAGCTTCCCCCGGGCGTCATCAAGATGGTGAAGGTGTACGTCGCCATCAAGCGCAAGCTCGCGGTGGGCGACAAGATGGCCGGCCGCCACGGCAACAAGGGCGTCGTGTCCCGCGTCCTCCCCGAGGAGGACATGCCGTACCTGGAGGATGGCCGTCCGGTGGACATCGTCCTCAACCCGCTCGGCGTTCCCAGCCGCATGAACATCGGGCAGATCCTCGAGGTCCACCTGGGCTGGGCCGCGAAGGGCGTGGGCGAGCAGCTGCAGCGCTACATCGACGAGAACTTCAGCGGCGAGCAGCTCAAGAAGCAGCTGAAGACCATCTACGACGACAAGGCCTTCGGCGACTTCGTGGACGGCCTGTCCGACCAGGAGGTCCAGGACCTCTGCCGCCGCCTGAAGAAGGGCATCCACGTGGCGACGCCGGTGTTCGACGGCGCCCGCGAGACGGAGCTGCACGCCCTCTTCGACGAAGGCCGGCTGCCGCGCTCGGGCCAGATGGTGCTCTTCGACGGCCGCACGGGTGAGCCGTTCGACCAGAACGTCACCGTGGGCGTGATGTACATGCTCAAGCTGCACCACCTGGTGGACGAGAAGATCCACGCCCGTTCCATCGGGCCCTACTCGCTCGTCACGCAGCAGCCCCTGGGCGGCAAGGCCCAGTTCGGCGGCCAGCGTCTGGGCGAGATGGAAGTGTGGGCGATGGAGGCCTACGGCGCGGCGTACACGCTGCAGGAGTTCCTCACGGTCAAGTCGGACGACGTGGTGGGCCGCACGCGCATGTACGAGGCGATCGTCAAGGGCGACAACGTCCTGGAGAGCGGCCTGCCCGAGTCGTTCAACGTGCTGCTCAAGGAGCTCCAGTCGCTGGCCCTGGACGTGGAGCTGCTGGAGAGCGCGCCCCCGGAGCGGCAGCGCAGCTTCGGCGGTGACTTCCTGGGTGGCGGCGACGGCGAGGACCGGAAGTCGGGGACCGAGGCCTAG
- the rplJ gene encoding 50S ribosomal protein L10, with protein sequence MLKSEKEEMIKDLHEKFTRTKTAVLVESSKVNVETVTKLRRKFREGKVEYKVIKNTLARRAAQGTSVSVISDDFTGPVALCISYDDVVAPAKILMDFIKDMETIKVRSAVVDGKKIDVNGVKALAKMPGLNELRGQLLGMLNQPAGKLVRTIAAPGSQLARVLQANADKSQGQ encoded by the coding sequence GTGCTGAAGAGCGAGAAGGAAGAGATGATCAAGGATCTTCACGAGAAGTTCACCCGGACCAAGACCGCGGTGCTCGTGGAGTCCTCCAAGGTGAACGTCGAGACCGTCACCAAGCTGCGTCGCAAGTTCCGCGAGGGCAAGGTTGAGTACAAGGTCATCAAGAACACGCTGGCGCGTCGTGCCGCTCAGGGTACGTCCGTCTCCGTGATTTCGGATGACTTCACGGGTCCCGTGGCGCTGTGCATCAGCTACGACGACGTGGTGGCTCCTGCGAAGATCCTGATGGATTTCATCAAGGACATGGAGACCATCAAGGTCCGTAGCGCCGTGGTGGACGGCAAGAAGATTGACGTCAACGGCGTGAAGGCGCTGGCGAAGATGCCGGGCCTCAACGAGCTGCGCGGGCAGTTGCTCGGCATGCTCAACCAGCCGGCAGGCAAGCTGGTTCGGACCATCGCGGCCCCCGGGTCGCAGCTCGCGCGGGTGCTGCAGGCCAACGCGGACAAGTCGCAGGGGCAGTAA
- the secE gene encoding preprotein translocase subunit SecE, whose translation MATASEASQQANRSGIDPKRLVVIFYLVAGIVLALFLEHVFGLLWSRFGWNDVELFEGLGWRVSTLVGYVVALALVLAAYFNPRTHTLSIDVASELMKVTWPTWSETRASTMAVVVASLVAAVLLFCIDTVAYNLMVEWLPALWGKL comes from the coding sequence ATGGCGACGGCATCTGAGGCCAGCCAGCAGGCTAACCGCTCGGGCATCGACCCCAAGCGGCTCGTGGTCATCTTCTATCTCGTCGCCGGCATCGTCCTGGCCCTCTTCCTGGAGCACGTCTTCGGGTTGCTCTGGAGCCGGTTCGGTTGGAACGACGTGGAGCTCTTCGAAGGGCTCGGCTGGCGCGTGTCGACGCTGGTGGGCTATGTGGTCGCGCTGGCCCTGGTGCTGGCGGCCTACTTCAACCCTCGCACGCACACCCTCTCCATCGACGTGGCGTCCGAGCTCATGAAGGTCACTTGGCCTACCTGGTCGGAGACCCGCGCATCGACCATGGCCGTGGTCGTCGCCTCGCTGGTGGCGGCCGTTCTGCTCTTCTGCATCGACACCGTCGCCTACAACTTGATGGTGGAGTGGCTGCCTGCCCTGTGGGGGAAGCTGTAA